GATCTTTGGCGTGGTGCCAGATGTGCATCTGGGGTGAGTTAAAGAGGTACTTGAGCGGACCGATCGGCAGCTCGAAGTTGGCGTGATTGAGGTGACCGATCGTGAGGGCAATAATGTGGACGGCAAAGAAGTCCTGCAGCCCAAAGCCAAAGAAGGCAAGCGGGAGGTACTCGATGGTGCGATACACAATGGTCTCCATCCAGTGGTAGCGCAGATGTGCAGCAAAGCCCATCTGTTCAACGCTGTGATGCACCTTGTGAAACTCCCATAGTCGTGGCGATGCATGCAACAGACGGTGCACGTTCCATTGTATGAAGTCGCGCGCAACAAAGAGGATCAGCAGTTGCGACCATCCAGGAAGAGCACGAACATCGATCCATTCAAACGATGTGATCCCGGTGATGGCCGTTACACCGGAGCGCAGGAAGTGCACAACAACATCGGATACTGCTGCATAGCCGATAAGGGAGAACACGAAGAAATTGAAGAACATGTACCACGCGTCAAGCCAGAAGTCTCTGCGGATCTTGGGTTGCCCCTTTCTCCACGGCATCACGATCTCCAATGTCCAAACGGCCAGTGAGAGTCCAATGAGCCACCAGAAGTAGTTGTGCCAGCTTGGCGTGGTGATCTCTGTCCAGAGGTAGTTCGCGTAGCTGGAGTACGCGTTGGCCACGATGTTCAGGATGGTATTCATACTGTAAACTACGGCTGAAAAACGAAGACGTCATGTGACCTCGTCACAGTCGGCCGAACACCGTAACTTTCTCCCTCCTCCACGGTCGGAAATCTCGTGCGCCTCAGGTTCATCCTCATCACACTTGTCATGATAGCCCTGGCTTCCCCGGCCCGTGGGCAGTCTGTTGACGCGTTTGGATTGAAGGTTGGACCATGGCCTGCGATGGAGGCCAAACTTTTGGTCACGGATGCCGCAGGCAGAACACTTCGGCCTACGCTTGCCGACCTTCAGGTATGGGAAGAGGGTGTGCCGGTTCAGAACCTCCGCTTGAACTGCCCACAGCCGGTAGAGATACGTCCGGCATCCATCGCATTGAGCATCGACATCTCCAACTCAATGTCGCGGGACCTACCGCCCGAAGTAATGATCCTTGCCCGCAGCTTCAGTACTGCACTCGTGCGTGGCACAGCAATGCCTCCGTCCGATGTGGCGCTTCAAGTTTGCGATGATGCCCTCGGACGCTTGTTGACTATACAACAAACAAGCAACGACTGGTGGATGTGATCAGCTCTGTAGTACCGCGAGGCGAAACGATTTCGTCAAACACTTGCGACCCAGATGACGGAATTC
This region of Ignavibacteria bacterium genomic DNA includes:
- a CDS encoding sterol desaturase family protein, whose translation is MNTILNIVANAYSSYANYLWTEITTPSWHNYFWWLIGLSLAVWTLEIVMPWRKGQPKIRRDFWLDAWYMFFNFFVFSLIGYAAVSDVVVHFLRSGVTAITGITSFEWIDVRALPGWSQLLILFVARDFIQWNVHRLLHASPRLWEFHKVHHSVEQMGFAAHLRYHWMETIVYRTIEYLPLAFFGFGLQDFFAVHIIALTIGHLNHANFELPIGPLKYLFNSPQMHIWHHAKDLPAGRKSVNYGISLSLWDWLFGQAYIPESGLDIPLGFEGVESYPHSFWSQLVAPFKR